One genomic segment of Erythrobacter sp. THAF29 includes these proteins:
- a CDS encoding phosphoenolpyruvate carboxykinase, which yields MTPLAQSLSSQGIETQAEIYPNLIMPELVEASVAANEGQLSKHGALVVKTGAHTGRSANDKFIVRDEATEDTVWWGKVNKGMSPEHFANLKADFMAALKDKDTLYVADLFGGSQPEHRVNVRVINELAWHNLFIRTLLVRPTKDELAGFAPEYTIIDLPSFRADPERHGTRSETVIAVNLTEKLILIGGTKYAGEMKKSVFGILNYLLPTKGVMPMHCSANIGPDNKTAVFFGLSGTGKTTLSADASRTLIGDDEHGWSDTAVFNFEGGCYAKMIRLSEEAEPEIYATTRRFGTVLENVVMDPETRELDFDDNSLAENTRGAYPIDYIPNTSEKNLGPVPSNVVMLTADAFGVLPPIARLTPDQAMYHFLSGYTAKVAGTEIGVTEPEATFSTCFGAPFMPRHPSVYGNLLKERIAKGGVSCWLVNTGWTGGKYGTGTRMPIKATRALLNAALDGDLDNVEYREDPNFGFDVPVHVPALAEQGIDQSILDPRSTWADKGGYDATAQKLVQLFIDNFAEFEAHVDEGVRKAAPASPVAA from the coding sequence TTGACGCCTCTTGCCCAATCGCTGTCCAGTCAGGGTATTGAAACCCAAGCGGAGATTTACCCCAACCTCATCATGCCCGAACTGGTGGAAGCTTCGGTCGCCGCGAACGAAGGGCAGTTGTCCAAGCACGGCGCGCTGGTGGTAAAGACAGGTGCGCATACGGGGCGAAGCGCCAACGACAAGTTTATCGTGCGTGACGAGGCGACCGAGGACACCGTCTGGTGGGGCAAGGTCAACAAGGGCATGTCGCCCGAACACTTTGCCAATCTCAAGGCCGATTTCATGGCCGCGCTGAAGGACAAGGACACGCTCTACGTCGCCGACCTCTTCGGAGGTTCGCAGCCAGAGCATCGTGTCAATGTCCGCGTGATCAACGAGCTGGCATGGCACAACCTCTTCATCCGCACGCTGTTGGTGCGCCCGACCAAAGACGAACTTGCAGGCTTCGCACCCGAATATACGATTATCGACCTGCCGAGCTTCCGGGCCGACCCTGAGCGTCATGGCACACGTAGCGAAACGGTAATCGCGGTGAACCTGACCGAGAAGCTGATCCTCATCGGCGGTACGAAGTATGCCGGCGAAATGAAGAAGAGCGTTTTCGGCATCCTCAATTACCTGCTGCCGACCAAGGGCGTAATGCCTATGCACTGTTCGGCGAATATTGGCCCAGACAACAAGACAGCCGTATTCTTCGGTCTGTCGGGCACTGGCAAAACCACGCTTTCTGCCGATGCCTCGCGCACACTTATCGGCGATGACGAGCACGGCTGGTCGGACACGGCGGTCTTCAACTTCGAAGGTGGCTGCTACGCCAAGATGATCCGCCTCTCCGAAGAAGCCGAGCCCGAGATTTACGCTACTACCCGTCGTTTCGGCACGGTGCTCGAAAACGTGGTGATGGATCCCGAAACCCGCGAGCTTGATTTCGACGACAACTCGCTCGCCGAAAACACGCGCGGCGCCTATCCGATCGACTACATTCCGAACACCAGCGAGAAGAACCTCGGTCCGGTGCCGTCCAATGTCGTGATGCTCACCGCCGATGCTTTCGGCGTGTTGCCTCCGATCGCGCGGCTCACGCCCGACCAGGCGATGTATCACTTTCTTTCCGGCTATACGGCAAAGGTCGCCGGGACCGAGATTGGAGTGACCGAGCCGGAAGCGACCTTCTCGACCTGCTTCGGCGCGCCCTTCATGCCGCGCCATCCCAGTGTCTACGGAAATCTCTTGAAAGAGCGTATCGCCAAGGGCGGCGTATCGTGCTGGCTCGTGAACACCGGCTGGACCGGGGGCAAATATGGCACCGGAACCCGGATGCCGATCAAAGCGACCCGCGCGTTGCTCAACGCTGCGCTCGATGGCGATCTAGACAATGTCGAGTACCGCGAAGACCCCAATTTTGGTTTTGACGTGCCTGTGCACGTGCCAGCGCTCGCCGAACAGGGCATCGATCAGTCGATTCTCGATCCGCGCAGCACCTGGGCCGACAAGGGCGGCTACGACGCGACCGCGCAAAAGCTCGTGCAGCTTTTTATCGACAATTTTGCCGAGTTCGAAGCGCATGTCGACGAAGGCGTGCGCAAGGCAGCTCCGGCAAGCCCGGTGGCCGCTTAA
- a CDS encoding endonuclease/exonuclease/phosphatase family protein gives MRTFGKILLGIGALLLVVTLVSLIPTNFWLVRAYDLVREPVTYLAVILLVIGLFVGAGYRGWISALFGFTALINTVCIWPYSTFAATELEFVDGTSDERCFTAMSANVLMDNPDYAAMIAQIEQVNPDVLLLTETNAKWIEEMKPVTSQYPYVREHPQEDTFGKVFASRIAVIDTDVVERPGEDTPTIYAYLRAADQSIIRFIGLHPRAPLPGQDTEQRDRSILRAADRPDWRITGAIAMGDFNDVPWSETTEAFRRKGDWRDPRVGRGTYPTFPSKLLPLGWPLDQIMVTGEVEIASFEVLPDNGSDHRAIWGRFCVPGPIERVGNGAD, from the coding sequence ATGAGAACATTCGGAAAAATCCTGCTGGGCATCGGCGCGTTGCTGCTGGTGGTGACGCTCGTTTCGCTGATACCGACCAATTTCTGGCTGGTCCGCGCCTATGATCTCGTGCGTGAGCCGGTAACCTATCTCGCCGTAATCCTGCTCGTGATCGGGCTGTTTGTCGGGGCGGGATACCGTGGCTGGATCTCCGCCCTCTTCGGTTTCACAGCGCTCATCAACACAGTATGCATCTGGCCCTATTCGACCTTTGCCGCGACCGAACTCGAATTCGTCGACGGGACCAGCGACGAACGGTGCTTCACCGCGATGTCGGCCAACGTGTTGATGGACAACCCGGATTATGCCGCGATGATCGCGCAGATCGAGCAAGTCAACCCGGACGTGCTCCTTCTAACGGAGACCAACGCGAAGTGGATAGAGGAAATGAAACCCGTCACCTCGCAATATCCGTATGTCCGCGAGCACCCGCAAGAAGACACCTTCGGCAAAGTCTTCGCGAGCCGCATTGCGGTGATCGACACGGATGTGGTCGAGCGTCCGGGCGAAGATACACCCACGATCTACGCTTACCTGCGCGCCGCCGATCAAAGCATCATTCGCTTTATCGGCCTTCACCCCAGAGCCCCACTTCCCGGTCAGGACACTGAGCAGCGCGATCGCAGCATACTCCGCGCGGCCGACCGACCTGACTGGAGAATCACAGGTGCGATCGCGATGGGCGACTTCAACGACGTCCCATGGTCGGAGACGACCGAGGCGTTTCGCAGGAAAGGCGACTGGCGCGATCCGCGCGTCGGGCGTGGGACTTATCCGACCTTCCCTTCGAAGCTGCTTCCTCTGGGCTGGCCACTCGATCAGATCATGGTCACCGGCGAGGTTGAGATCGCGAGCTTCGAAGTGCTGCCGGACAACGGTTCGGACCACCGGGCTATCTGGGGCCGGTTTTGCGTTCCCGGTCCCATCGAGCGGGTCGGTAACGGGGCCGACTGA
- a CDS encoding DUF937 domain-containing protein: MSLAQMLQQTGAITSMARELNIDESTAQTAAGALLPAIVAGMGRSATGGSSTPDPMGGLGGLAGAILGGGGSSGGGLGGALAGGLGGGLLDAVLGQSPTPTQPGNDILGNIFGSKDVSRSVAGEVASMTGLDEGMLKKMLPILAMAVAGYMAKQATGQPQTGGGSNPLGGILGSIVSGMMTR; the protein is encoded by the coding sequence ATGAGTCTTGCACAAATGCTGCAGCAGACCGGCGCGATCACATCAATGGCGCGGGAACTGAACATCGACGAAAGTACGGCGCAAACGGCGGCGGGCGCATTGCTGCCTGCGATCGTCGCGGGAATGGGGAGGAGCGCCACCGGCGGCTCCTCTACGCCTGATCCGATGGGTGGTCTGGGCGGGCTGGCCGGAGCGATCCTTGGTGGAGGAGGTTCCTCTGGCGGAGGTCTTGGCGGAGCGCTCGCGGGCGGTCTTGGTGGAGGGCTGCTCGATGCGGTGCTCGGTCAGAGTCCGACGCCGACCCAGCCGGGCAACGACATCCTCGGTAATATCTTCGGCAGCAAAGATGTGAGCCGTTCGGTTGCGGGCGAGGTCGCCTCGATGACCGGGCTCGATGAAGGTATGCTCAAAAAGATGCTGCCGATCCTCGCGATGGCAGTCGCCGGTTATATGGCGAAGCAGGCAACCGGCCAGCCTCAGACCGGGGGCGGGAGCAACCCGCTAGGCGGCATTCTCGGCTCGATCGTTTCGGGGATGATGACCCGCTGA
- a CDS encoding DUF1570 domain-containing protein: MNFRILFLLLSFATSLLLAPAAKADWYEASSDHFVIYADDSEKDIRRFAEDLERYHSALAYLTGRNVAMPSPSNRVTIFVAGSGREVRKLAGTRNSSIAGFYLPRAGGSKAFVQDIRNKRGYPHFSTVVLLHEYAHHFLISSSRYAMPRWMSEGAAEFFAATTFNKDGSLIVGRAAQHRGYELGTPGAPTARELLDPELYRRNRGKRSDGFYGRSWLLYHYLTFSKERAGQFSAYQQGLLDGQSSIEAAEAAFGDLDRLETELKVYLRGRFYTLPVSAENVPIGDVTLRKLPEGEGKMMPLRMISQRGVTRDQAEDLLPDVREVAGKYPNDPGVLAALAEAEYDAGNDAEAIAAADKAIAIDPSQKNAYVQKGLALFRIASGAADKDAAYQAAMKPFQALNARENDHPLPLIYYYRSFAERRIEPPENARAALERAAQLAPFDHRLWLQVAMMQAQEGKIELAKNSLQPLAANPHGGRSAEFADRLIGLLENIPEGTAFSVPKGPRQIRVLPASEGDTGSAEESDEGEEGSEPGEPPPAPAD, encoded by the coding sequence ATGAACTTTCGTATTCTCTTTTTGTTGTTGTCTTTTGCGACTTCGCTCCTGCTTGCACCCGCTGCGAAGGCAGACTGGTATGAGGCATCGTCCGACCATTTCGTCATCTATGCCGATGACAGTGAGAAGGACATCCGCCGCTTTGCAGAGGATCTGGAGCGCTATCACAGCGCGCTCGCCTACCTCACGGGGCGCAACGTGGCTATGCCGAGCCCTTCGAACAGGGTGACGATCTTCGTCGCAGGCTCGGGCCGCGAAGTGCGCAAGCTTGCCGGCACGAGGAACAGCAGCATCGCTGGCTTCTACCTGCCTCGCGCCGGGGGCAGCAAAGCCTTTGTGCAGGACATCAGAAATAAGCGCGGCTACCCGCATTTTTCGACCGTGGTTCTGCTCCACGAATACGCGCACCACTTCCTGATCTCGTCGAGCCGCTACGCCATGCCCCGCTGGATGAGCGAAGGTGCAGCGGAGTTCTTTGCCGCGACCACCTTCAACAAGGACGGCAGCCTGATCGTCGGTCGCGCTGCGCAGCATCGCGGCTACGAACTCGGCACACCGGGCGCTCCAACCGCGCGCGAACTGCTCGATCCCGAGCTCTATCGCCGCAATCGTGGAAAGCGCAGCGATGGGTTCTACGGCAGGAGCTGGCTGCTCTACCACTACCTCACATTCTCGAAAGAGCGCGCCGGCCAGTTCAGCGCCTATCAGCAGGGATTGCTGGACGGCCAGTCGTCGATCGAGGCGGCGGAAGCTGCATTCGGCGATCTCGACCGGCTCGAAACCGAACTGAAGGTCTATCTCCGGGGGCGTTTCTACACCCTGCCGGTTTCGGCGGAAAACGTTCCGATTGGAGATGTGACCCTGCGCAAGTTGCCCGAAGGCGAAGGCAAGATGATGCCGCTGCGCATGATTTCGCAGCGCGGCGTCACCCGCGATCAGGCCGAGGATTTACTCCCCGACGTCCGCGAGGTAGCCGGGAAGTATCCCAACGATCCCGGCGTGCTCGCGGCGCTTGCAGAGGCTGAATACGACGCCGGGAACGATGCCGAAGCCATCGCCGCCGCCGACAAGGCAATTGCAATCGATCCGTCACAGAAAAATGCTTACGTGCAGAAAGGCCTCGCGCTGTTCCGCATCGCTTCCGGTGCGGCAGACAAGGACGCAGCCTATCAGGCCGCAATGAAGCCGTTCCAGGCTCTCAATGCGCGTGAGAACGATCATCCGCTTCCGCTGATCTACTATTATCGCAGCTTCGCCGAGCGCCGGATCGAACCGCCCGAAAACGCTCGGGCAGCACTCGAACGTGCGGCGCAACTCGCCCCGTTCGACCATCGACTGTGGCTGCAGGTCGCGATGATGCAGGCGCAAGAAGGCAAGATCGAGCTCGCGAAGAACAGCCTCCAGCCGCTTGCTGCGAACCCGCATGGTGGTCGCAGCGCGGAATTCGCAGATCGGCTCATTGGCCTTCTCGAAAATATCCCGGAAGGAACAGCGTTCTCTGTTCCCAAAGGGCCGCGCCAGATCCGCGTTCTTCCGGCATCCGAAGGTGATACTGGCAGCGCCGAAGAGTCGGATGAAGGCGAAGAAGGGTCCGAGCCGGGCGAACCTCCGCCCGCTCCCGCCGACTGA
- a CDS encoding cyclic nucleotide-binding domain-containing thioredoxin-disulfide reductase, whose product MEQLGEDLETMRRVPLADDHVAAICEIGQERTYAKGEMVAEVGDPMDTFVYVLDGEIEVVDPYNGERLLDASLGPTQFMGEIGFLNRGAWFLGMRAATETKVIEAPREAMLDLMSRVPELSDHIITVFAARRRKQFELRNSAVKVIGADRDSKVQAVERFLSRNRIPFESYDMDATDRETAQVCDLTGHQPSVVLGKDQKLDDPTPRKVAQYLGLDLDICSQREFDLLIVGGGPAGVAAAVYAGSEGLDALVIEDTAVGGQAGTSSRIENYMGFPTGISGTDLTYRGQIQALKFGTKFVMPRRVVGLIKREDGIFCAKLDDDDEICAASVLVSTGVQYRRLPLDNLEHLEGAGVFYSATEMEARFCSNTEAVVIGGGNSAGQAAMYLSRAAAHVHLVVRSDSLAASMSSYLTQRLEADPKITIHYNTEVTKLHGDDWLDGVTFTGPDGERKVETRALFIMIGAAPNTDWLSGLVETDEKGFVLTGDAVGRPTPFETGTDGIFAVGDVRAGSVKRVASAVGEGSVVVSRIWSYLDELRNTD is encoded by the coding sequence ATGGAACAGCTAGGAGAAGACCTCGAAACCATGCGGCGCGTGCCGCTTGCCGACGATCACGTCGCGGCGATTTGCGAAATCGGTCAAGAGCGCACTTATGCGAAGGGCGAGATGGTTGCCGAGGTCGGCGATCCGATGGACACCTTCGTTTACGTACTCGACGGCGAGATCGAAGTCGTTGATCCGTACAACGGGGAACGGCTGCTCGATGCCTCTCTGGGCCCTACGCAATTCATGGGCGAGATCGGCTTTTTGAATCGCGGCGCCTGGTTCCTCGGAATGCGGGCTGCGACGGAAACCAAAGTGATCGAAGCACCGCGGGAAGCCATGCTCGACCTGATGAGCCGCGTGCCCGAATTGTCGGACCACATCATCACCGTCTTCGCCGCGCGTCGCCGCAAGCAGTTCGAACTGCGCAATTCCGCAGTCAAAGTCATCGGTGCCGATCGCGACAGCAAAGTGCAAGCGGTCGAGCGGTTCCTTTCGCGCAATCGCATCCCGTTCGAAAGCTACGATATGGATGCAACCGATCGCGAGACCGCGCAGGTCTGCGACCTGACGGGGCACCAGCCATCGGTCGTGCTTGGCAAGGACCAGAAGCTGGATGACCCCACCCCGCGCAAGGTCGCGCAGTATCTCGGCCTCGATCTCGACATTTGCTCGCAGCGTGAGTTCGACCTTCTGATCGTTGGCGGCGGCCCGGCGGGCGTTGCGGCCGCAGTCTACGCTGGTTCGGAAGGGCTCGATGCGCTCGTAATCGAGGACACCGCTGTTGGCGGACAGGCCGGCACGTCCAGCCGGATCGAGAACTATATGGGTTTCCCGACAGGGATCAGCGGTACCGACCTCACCTATCGCGGGCAGATCCAGGCGCTCAAGTTCGGGACAAAGTTTGTCATGCCGCGCCGCGTTGTCGGCCTGATCAAGCGCGAGGACGGCATCTTCTGCGCGAAGCTCGACGATGATGACGAGATCTGCGCAGCGTCCGTTCTCGTCAGCACCGGCGTGCAATACCGCCGGTTGCCGCTCGACAACCTGGAGCATCTAGAGGGCGCGGGGGTGTTTTATTCGGCGACCGAAATGGAGGCTCGGTTCTGTTCGAACACCGAAGCAGTCGTGATCGGCGGCGGGAATTCGGCAGGCCAGGCCGCAATGTATCTCTCGCGCGCCGCAGCGCACGTGCACCTCGTCGTCCGCTCGGACAGTCTTGCCGCGTCGATGTCGAGTTACCTGACCCAAAGGCTCGAAGCCGATCCCAAGATCACCATCCACTACAATACCGAAGTTACGAAACTGCACGGCGACGACTGGCTCGACGGGGTAACTTTCACCGGACCGGACGGGGAACGCAAAGTCGAAACCCGCGCGCTTTTCATCATGATCGGCGCTGCACCCAATACCGATTGGCTTTCGGGGCTGGTCGAAACCGACGAAAAGGGGTTTGTTCTCACCGGGGACGCAGTCGGACGCCCGACCCCCTTCGAAACCGGGACTGACGGGATCTTCGCAGTCGGGGACGTGCGCGCAGGTTCGGTCAAACGCGTTGCAAGCGCCGTGGGCGAAGGCTCGGTCGTGGTCAGCCGGATCTGGTCTTATCTCGACGAGCTCAGGAACACCGACTGA
- a CDS encoding DUF885 family protein, with product MTETNPNITRRQALYGLGGVSALALVPGCAGTAYQAATQPAAQSPDKVLDEIAYAMLRHEPGRATGLGVDTGEYADWRGTFGTPGEAGRESYRDTLTELLAKARAYPKDGLTADQQVGFDVVESAYSKALEGMALPYGDVAVGSWRNAPYLVIQNVGGYIDFPRFFGATQPLRDRQDVEYYLGRLNEVSAVLDGETSRIREARGMGLVPPDFLLDKTIAQMETNITDAANNGGAYVEPLLTAELEAAKTASRQALAMVKDGVLPALQRQLDELKIERSLAKSDPGMWAQPQGEEWYRWSTSASTTTSLTPDEIHRQGLEELAELHGRMDPILKEIGYNKGSVGERMQALAEDPRYKFAEGDPGREEIFEFIWERINWIKGQMPRAFNQLVDPNMEVRRIPINEEAGAPGAYGGAGSKDGKIPGRFWINLRSTDLHRKYDLPDLTFHEAIPGHVWEGEYSNRLPLIRSILAFGAFSEGWALYGEQLADELGAYDDFKVGRLGYLQSLAFRACRLVVDTGLHSKRWSREQARQFFVERNGSKYEEVASEVDRYCSWPGQACSYKIGHSEIVRQRARAEAELGSAYDFKAFNTAVILGGNAPLDVVDKTVSRYIAEARA from the coding sequence ATGACCGAAACAAATCCGAACATCACACGCCGCCAGGCCCTGTACGGGCTTGGCGGCGTTTCTGCATTGGCGCTTGTCCCCGGCTGCGCTGGCACCGCATATCAGGCTGCAACCCAACCCGCAGCGCAATCGCCCGATAAGGTGCTCGACGAGATCGCCTACGCGATGCTCAGACACGAGCCGGGCCGCGCAACCGGGCTCGGCGTCGATACCGGCGAATACGCAGACTGGCGCGGCACCTTCGGCACTCCCGGCGAGGCTGGCCGGGAGAGCTATCGCGACACCTTGACTGAACTGCTCGCAAAGGCGCGCGCCTATCCGAAAGATGGCCTGACCGCAGACCAGCAGGTCGGCTTCGACGTCGTCGAGAGCGCCTATTCCAAGGCGCTCGAAGGCATGGCGCTTCCCTATGGCGATGTCGCCGTGGGGAGTTGGCGCAACGCCCCCTATCTCGTAATCCAGAATGTCGGCGGGTATATCGACTTCCCGCGGTTTTTCGGTGCGACGCAGCCGCTGCGCGATCGCCAGGACGTTGAGTACTATCTCGGACGCCTCAACGAAGTCAGCGCGGTGCTCGATGGCGAGACCAGTCGCATTCGGGAGGCGCGCGGCATGGGACTCGTCCCGCCCGATTTCCTGCTCGACAAGACCATCGCGCAGATGGAAACGAACATCACCGACGCAGCGAACAATGGCGGCGCCTATGTCGAGCCGCTGCTAACCGCCGAACTCGAAGCGGCAAAGACCGCCTCGCGCCAGGCACTTGCAATGGTCAAAGACGGCGTTCTCCCGGCGCTGCAGAGGCAACTCGACGAACTCAAGATCGAGCGCAGTCTCGCCAAGAGCGATCCCGGCATGTGGGCGCAGCCGCAAGGCGAGGAATGGTACCGCTGGTCCACCAGCGCATCGACCACAACCTCGCTCACGCCCGACGAAATCCACCGGCAGGGTCTCGAAGAACTCGCCGAACTGCACGGCCGGATGGACCCGATCCTCAAGGAAATCGGCTACAACAAGGGTAGCGTGGGGGAGCGCATGCAGGCGCTTGCCGAAGATCCGCGTTACAAATTCGCAGAGGGCGATCCGGGCCGCGAAGAAATCTTCGAATTCATCTGGGAGCGGATCAACTGGATCAAGGGCCAGATGCCGCGCGCATTCAACCAGCTTGTCGATCCCAATATGGAAGTTCGCCGGATCCCCATCAACGAGGAAGCGGGCGCACCCGGAGCCTATGGCGGTGCGGGAAGCAAGGACGGGAAGATCCCGGGCCGGTTCTGGATCAACCTGCGCTCGACCGATCTCCACCGCAAATACGATCTGCCCGACCTGACTTTCCACGAGGCGATTCCGGGCCATGTGTGGGAAGGCGAATACTCTAACCGCCTGCCGCTGATCCGCTCGATCCTCGCTTTCGGTGCCTTTTCGGAAGGATGGGCGCTTTATGGCGAGCAACTCGCGGACGAGCTTGGTGCCTACGACGATTTCAAGGTCGGCCGCCTTGGTTACCTGCAAAGCCTCGCTTTCCGAGCGTGTCGTCTTGTCGTCGATACCGGCCTCCACTCGAAGCGCTGGAGCCGCGAACAAGCCCGCCAGTTCTTCGTCGAGCGCAACGGTTCGAAATACGAAGAAGTCGCAAGCGAGGTCGATCGCTATTGCAGCTGGCCCGGTCAGGCGTGCAGCTACAAGATCGGGCACAGCGAGATCGTACGCCAACGCGCGCGCGCCGAGGCCGAGCTTGGATCTGCCTACGATTTCAAGGCCTTCAATACGGCGGTCATCCTTGGCGGTAACGCCCCTCTCGACGTCGTCGACAAGACGGTGAGCCGCTACATTGCAGAGGCGCGCGCCTGA
- a CDS encoding DUF3597 domain-containing protein: protein MGIFSSIKNAIFGDDEEEETKADPAPKATTGPKERAPISMDEVERRIANIPGADKLNWKTSIVDLMKLVKIDPSYENRKELAQEMGNHDYSGSAEDNIALHKAVMRKIGEAGGVVPDDLKS from the coding sequence ATGGGTATTTTCAGTTCGATCAAAAACGCGATCTTCGGCGACGACGAAGAAGAAGAAACAAAAGCCGACCCCGCGCCCAAGGCGACGACCGGCCCCAAGGAACGCGCTCCCATCAGCATGGACGAGGTCGAGCGCCGCATCGCGAACATTCCCGGCGCGGACAAGCTCAATTGGAAAACCTCGATCGTCGATCTCATGAAGCTCGTGAAGATCGATCCCAGCTACGAGAACCGCAAAGAGCTTGCGCAAGAGATGGGGAACCATGACTATTCCGGCTCGGCCGAAGACAACATTGCGCTGCATAAGGCAGTGATGCGCAAGATCGGCGAGGCCGGCGGTGTTGTTCCCGATGATCTGAAGAGCTGA
- a CDS encoding energy transducer TonB, with the protein MSYIQTARRPNPAAILGALGVPAAFGALLVFGLAVTVVISPKPENPDVFDIRERPDPPPPPPQPPQQEKQDTTTTQQTVILPPPPRPDSRIELSESAPIETLPGLGDTLDTIELGGPSGIPSGMPTPALPDPISAAPRNNPSRWVTDSDYRSRWVREGLSGRAGFALTIDDKGRVSDCTITRSSGHAALDQATCKLIERRARFDPAKDSYGNTIPGTYSSSVNWQLPE; encoded by the coding sequence ATGAGCTACATTCAGACAGCCCGCCGACCGAACCCAGCTGCCATTCTCGGCGCGCTCGGCGTTCCGGCGGCATTCGGCGCTCTGCTTGTCTTCGGTCTGGCCGTGACTGTCGTAATATCTCCCAAGCCCGAAAACCCGGATGTCTTCGACATTCGCGAGCGGCCCGATCCACCGCCGCCCCCGCCCCAACCTCCGCAGCAGGAGAAGCAAGACACCACGACGACACAGCAGACAGTGATCCTGCCGCCCCCGCCGCGACCCGACAGCCGGATTGAGCTTAGCGAGAGTGCGCCGATCGAAACTCTGCCTGGCCTCGGCGACACGCTCGACACAATCGAATTGGGCGGCCCGAGTGGCATTCCAAGCGGAATGCCAACTCCTGCCCTGCCCGATCCGATCAGCGCCGCGCCGCGCAACAATCCGTCGCGCTGGGTCACCGACAGCGACTATCGCAGCCGCTGGGTGCGCGAAGGACTGTCAGGCCGCGCCGGCTTCGCGCTCACCATCGACGACAAGGGCCGGGTAAGCGATTGCACGATCACCCGCTCGAGCGGCCACGCCGCGCTTGACCAGGCGACCTGTAAGCTGATCGAGCGCCGCGCGCGCTTCGATCCGGCCAAGGACAGCTACGGCAACACCATTCCAGGCACCTATTCGAGCTCGGTGAACTGGCAGTTGCCGGAGTAG
- a CDS encoding alpha/beta hydrolase — MPSVIFPGPEGRLEGRFSPPPRPRAPVAMILHPHPEGGGTMNDRIVQRLYKTFADRGFATLRFNFRGVGRSQGSFDNGIGELSDAAAALDWVQSIHPEAQTTWVAGYSFGALIGMQLLMRRPEVRGFISIAPPANMYDFSFLAPCPASGIFVQGAADTVVQPSAVQKLVDKLRTQKHITIHHDEIPRANHFFENEIEEMMKSVDNYLDFRLSPDCPIK; from the coding sequence ATGCCCTCAGTCATCTTCCCCGGCCCCGAAGGCCGTCTTGAAGGTCGTTTCTCACCGCCGCCGCGCCCGCGCGCGCCGGTCGCCATGATTCTCCATCCGCACCCCGAAGGCGGGGGCACGATGAACGACCGGATCGTGCAGCGGCTCTACAAGACCTTTGCCGACCGCGGATTTGCGACTTTGCGCTTCAACTTTCGCGGCGTAGGCCGCAGCCAAGGCAGCTTCGACAACGGGATCGGAGAACTTTCCGATGCCGCAGCCGCGCTCGATTGGGTACAATCGATTCACCCCGAGGCGCAGACCACCTGGGTCGCAGGCTACAGCTTCGGCGCGCTGATCGGTATGCAGTTGCTGATGCGCCGACCGGAGGTTCGCGGGTTCATCTCGATCGCGCCGCCGGCGAATATGTACGACTTCTCGTTCCTCGCCCCCTGCCCCGCTTCGGGCATTTTCGTGCAGGGTGCTGCGGATACCGTGGTACAGCCGAGCGCGGTGCAAAAGCTCGTCGACAAGCTGCGCACGCAGAAGCACATCACGATCCACCATGACGAGATTCCGCGCGCGAACCACTTCTTCGAGAACGAGATCGAGGAAATGATGAAGTCGGTCGACAACTACCTCGACTTCCGCCTCTCGCCGGATTGTCCGATCAAATAG